The following proteins come from a genomic window of Streptomyces sp. Sge12:
- a CDS encoding LPXTG cell wall anchor domain-containing protein, whose product MSDRKRSTALALACALAGTAVLLTAPAAHAAVVDVAYDCKTPIGDKSAVSPIDIKAVKEGDGYKLTMSFQKGVSSSPIELGKGAMNPSAVILVDGAEKVSVPVSGPPNPEAVPPDTPIRITDLSGTYTPKKSGKVTFTAGVLTIMAMSTTTTCTPGNSPKPSLELDVTAPGGAGAQSGAGADSTGDTLPQTGPTDSALALGTLGGTVLLSGAAGVLWLTRRGQRARS is encoded by the coding sequence GTGTCCGACCGCAAACGCTCCACCGCGCTCGCGCTGGCCTGCGCGCTGGCCGGAACGGCGGTGCTGCTCACCGCCCCGGCGGCCCATGCCGCAGTCGTCGACGTGGCCTACGACTGCAAGACCCCGATCGGGGACAAGTCGGCGGTGTCGCCCATCGACATCAAGGCCGTCAAGGAGGGCGACGGCTACAAGCTGACGATGTCCTTCCAGAAGGGCGTCTCGTCCAGCCCCATCGAGCTGGGCAAGGGCGCGATGAACCCGAGCGCCGTCATCCTCGTCGACGGCGCCGAGAAGGTGTCCGTACCGGTCTCGGGGCCGCCCAACCCCGAGGCCGTGCCCCCCGACACCCCCATCAGGATCACCGACCTCTCGGGCACCTACACGCCCAAGAAGAGCGGCAAGGTCACCTTCACCGCCGGGGTGCTCACCATCATGGCGATGAGCACCACGACCACCTGCACCCCCGGCAACAGCCCGAAGCCCTCGCTGGAGCTCGACGTCACCGCGCCCGGCGGCGCGGGCGCGCAGTCCGGCGCCGGCGCCGACTCCACCGGCGACACCCTCCCGCAGACCGGCCCCACCGACTCCGCCCTCGCCCTCGGCACCCTCGGCGGCACCGTGCTGCTCTCCGGCGCCGCCGGAGTGCTCTGGCTGACCCGGCGCGGCCAGCGGGCCCGGTCCTGA
- the hutI gene encoding imidazolonepropionase, translating to MTTTALTNIGSLVTNDPSVGDGSPLGLIGNAAVVIDGDKIAWVGPADRAPAADQAFDAQGRAVIPGFVDSHSHLVFAGDRTQEFNARMSGRAYSAGGIRTTVAATRAATDAELEAGLVRHLDEARRQGTTTFETKSGYGLTVADEARALRIAAAHTEEVTYLGAHIVSPDYAEDPAGYVDLVTGEMLAACAPYARWVDVFCEKGAFDGDQARAILTAGAAAGLIPRVHANQLSHGPGVQLAVELEAASADHCTHLTDADVDALAQAAGTTVATLLPGAEFSTRAQWPDARRLIDAGATVALSTDCNPGSSYTSSMPFCIALAVRDMRMTPDEALWSATAGGARALRRDDIGTLAPDARADLALLDAPSHVHLAYRPGVPLVSAVWQRGRRRH from the coding sequence ATGACCACCACCGCCCTCACCAACATCGGCAGCCTCGTCACCAACGACCCCTCCGTCGGGGACGGTTCCCCCCTGGGCCTGATCGGGAACGCCGCCGTCGTCATCGACGGCGACAAGATCGCCTGGGTCGGTCCCGCGGACAGGGCGCCGGCCGCCGACCAGGCCTTCGACGCGCAGGGTCGCGCCGTCATCCCCGGCTTCGTCGACTCCCACTCGCACCTCGTCTTCGCGGGCGACCGCACCCAGGAGTTCAACGCCCGGATGTCCGGCCGCGCCTACTCCGCCGGAGGCATCCGCACCACCGTCGCCGCCACCCGGGCCGCCACCGACGCGGAGCTGGAGGCGGGCCTGGTGCGCCACCTCGACGAGGCCCGCCGCCAGGGCACCACCACCTTCGAGACCAAGTCCGGCTACGGCCTCACCGTCGCCGACGAGGCCCGCGCCCTGCGCATCGCCGCCGCGCACACCGAGGAGGTCACCTACCTCGGCGCGCACATCGTCTCCCCCGACTACGCGGAGGACCCGGCCGGCTACGTCGACCTCGTCACCGGCGAGATGCTGGCGGCCTGCGCCCCGTACGCCCGCTGGGTGGACGTCTTCTGCGAGAAGGGCGCCTTCGACGGCGACCAGGCCCGCGCGATCCTCACCGCCGGCGCCGCCGCCGGACTGATCCCGCGCGTCCACGCCAACCAGCTCTCCCACGGGCCCGGCGTCCAGCTCGCCGTCGAGCTCGAAGCGGCCTCCGCCGACCACTGCACCCACCTCACCGACGCCGATGTCGACGCCCTCGCCCAGGCCGCCGGCACCACCGTCGCCACCCTGCTGCCCGGTGCCGAGTTCTCCACCCGCGCCCAGTGGCCCGACGCCCGGCGCCTGATCGACGCGGGGGCGACCGTCGCCCTGTCCACGGACTGCAACCCCGGCTCCTCCTACACCAGTTCGATGCCCTTCTGCATCGCCCTCGCCGTCCGCGACATGCGCATGACCCCCGACGAGGCCCTGTGGTCGGCCACCGCCGGCGGCGCCCGCGCCCTGCGCCGCGACGACATCGGCACGCTGGCTCCCGACGCCCGCGCCGACCTGGCCCTGCTGGACGCCCCGAGCCACGTCCACCTCGCCTACCGGCCGGGCGTCCCGCTCGTTTCCGCCGTCTGGCAGCGGGGCCGCCGCCGGCACTGA
- a CDS encoding COG1470 family protein, which yields MPVLHTLRRAGAGLLLAAAALLVAPASPAAAAAADEPGWTAEPAAGTAAAVRPYFYLAGAPGTVLEDRLALVNTTDRERTVTLRGADAYNTADGALAVRPATAAAPATPGAGSWISFGTATTVTVPPRTRAVVPFTLTVPPASPPGDHPAAVVATEAGHEVAVRVHLRVGGPALAALTVEDVAVRGRGRSAVIAYTLVNRGNVALTPALRIRADSLVGDAPAPPRARTLPVELLPGQRVELIEPWPGAPALDRVRVTLTVTAPGGARAEAGGSRWLVPGGLPGWTGAGLLALGATTAAALYLVRGRRPDPGPAPDAPPAAGPTTPAPHHELTGAAR from the coding sequence ATGCCCGTGCTCCACACCCTGAGGCGCGCCGGCGCCGGGCTCCTGCTCGCCGCCGCCGCGCTCCTCGTGGCTCCTGCGTCCCCCGCGGCCGCCGCAGCCGCCGACGAGCCGGGCTGGACCGCCGAGCCCGCCGCAGGAACGGCAGCCGCCGTCCGCCCGTACTTCTACCTCGCGGGCGCCCCCGGCACCGTCCTGGAGGACCGCCTCGCCCTGGTCAACACCACCGACCGGGAACGCACCGTCACGCTGCGCGGGGCCGACGCCTACAACACCGCCGACGGCGCCCTCGCGGTCCGCCCGGCCACCGCCGCCGCCCCCGCCACCCCCGGGGCCGGCTCCTGGATCAGCTTCGGGACCGCCACCACCGTGACGGTCCCGCCCCGCACCCGCGCCGTGGTCCCCTTCACGCTCACCGTGCCGCCCGCGTCCCCGCCCGGCGACCACCCCGCCGCCGTCGTCGCCACCGAGGCCGGCCACGAGGTGGCCGTACGGGTCCACCTGCGGGTCGGCGGCCCCGCCCTGGCCGCCCTCACGGTCGAGGACGTCGCCGTACGCGGCCGGGGCCGCTCCGCCGTCATCGCCTACACCCTCGTCAACCGGGGCAACGTGGCCCTCACCCCCGCACTCCGGATCCGGGCCGACTCCCTCGTCGGCGACGCGCCCGCCCCGCCGCGGGCCCGCACCCTGCCGGTGGAGCTGCTCCCCGGCCAGCGGGTGGAGCTCATCGAGCCCTGGCCCGGCGCCCCGGCCCTCGACCGGGTTCGCGTCACCCTCACCGTGACCGCCCCCGGCGGCGCCCGCGCCGAGGCCGGCGGCTCGCGCTGGCTCGTTCCGGGCGGCCTCCCCGGCTGGACCGGGGCCGGCCTGCTCGCCCTCGGCGCGACCACCGCCGCCGCGCTGTACCTCGTACGCGGCCGGCGGCCCGACCCGGGCCCGGCGCCGGACGCGCCGCCCGCGGCCGGACCGACGACCCCTGCACCGCACCACGAACTGACGGGAGCCGCCAGGTGA
- a CDS encoding neocarzinostatin apoprotein domain-containing protein, which translates to MRRVAALLAAGLAVCALALFPAGPAAAAEGRPTVALSLQEAAKGTAITVTGTGWPARTLVMLLVCGQNMIGGTNSCANADGAAVSVAADGSFTARLPVVAPPKPCPCIVNVTSVNGDQSTVATPLKITDHPVAELPAESGTARLAMLTGVRLEGEDGVLTWFGAPPARKFKVTVGNLGPVPVKDPVFQLGTAHGVFAPLWEEARWKGTIPPGGKAEIALDVALAAGAHGDYTISLKYGETVVATQPWGVDRPYGVLLFWGLLLLVIPAAVFRIGMAVVDRVRPRTAPAAGRHRGARLPDAAAAVTARLPRIPALRPPGPAPRSDGPEQSPQTTTAVLPWFTPDSAPGTAPQASAPSENRSTTKGHS; encoded by the coding sequence GTGAGAAGAGTCGCAGCCCTGCTGGCCGCGGGGCTGGCGGTGTGCGCCCTCGCCCTGTTCCCCGCGGGCCCGGCCGCCGCGGCCGAGGGCAGGCCGACCGTGGCGCTGTCCCTCCAGGAGGCCGCCAAGGGCACCGCGATCACGGTCACCGGTACCGGCTGGCCGGCCAGGACGCTGGTGATGCTGCTGGTCTGCGGGCAGAACATGATCGGCGGTACCAACAGCTGCGCCAACGCCGACGGCGCGGCCGTCTCGGTCGCCGCCGACGGGAGCTTCACCGCCCGGTTGCCCGTGGTGGCACCGCCCAAGCCGTGCCCCTGCATCGTCAACGTCACCTCCGTCAACGGCGACCAGTCCACCGTCGCGACCCCGCTGAAGATCACCGACCACCCGGTCGCCGAGCTGCCCGCCGAATCCGGCACGGCCCGCCTCGCGATGCTCACCGGGGTCCGGCTGGAGGGCGAGGACGGGGTCCTGACCTGGTTCGGCGCCCCGCCCGCCCGGAAGTTCAAGGTCACCGTCGGCAATCTCGGCCCGGTCCCGGTCAAGGACCCGGTCTTCCAGCTCGGCACCGCGCACGGGGTGTTCGCCCCGCTGTGGGAGGAGGCCCGCTGGAAGGGGACCATCCCGCCCGGCGGCAAGGCGGAGATCGCGCTCGACGTCGCCCTCGCCGCGGGCGCCCACGGGGACTACACGATCTCCCTCAAGTACGGCGAGACCGTCGTGGCCACGCAGCCCTGGGGCGTGGACCGCCCGTACGGGGTGCTGCTCTTCTGGGGCCTGCTCCTGCTGGTGATCCCGGCCGCGGTCTTCCGTATCGGCATGGCCGTCGTCGACCGGGTCCGGCCGCGCACCGCCCCCGCCGCCGGCCGCCACCGGGGCGCACGGCTGCCCGACGCGGCCGCCGCCGTGACGGCCCGGCTGCCGAGGATCCCGGCCCTGCGGCCACCCGGGCCGGCCCCGCGCTCCGACGGCCCGGAGCAGTCCCCCCAGACCACCACGGCGGTCCTGCCGTGGTTCACCCCGGACAGCGCGCCGGGCACAGCACCACAGGCGTCCGCACCGTCTGAGAACCGTTCGACGACGAAGGGACATTCGTGA
- a CDS encoding formimidoylglutamate deiminase: MSLTTYWLEHAWLGTHVEPGVALEVDPQGRIGALRTGVSGPPPGAEVLRGLTIPGLANAHSHAFHRALRGTVQVGSGTFWTWRDLMYKVAQNLTPESYFALARAVYAEMALAGITNVGEFHYVHHAPGGAAYADPNAMGEALIEAAAAAGIRITLLDTAYLSSGFGEAPNSHQLRFSDGTAEAWAERASALKPREHALIGAAVHSVRAVPAAELATVAGWAEERRAPLHVHLSEQTAENDACLAAHGRTPTQLLADHGVLGPRTTGVHSTHLTDTDIALLGGTTTGTCMCPTTERDLADGIGPATRLQHAGSPLSLGSDSHAVIDLLEEARAMELNERLRSRTRGHWTANALLTAATEDGHAALGLPDAGRLEVGALADFTTIALDSVRTAGPLPRLGAETAVFAATASDVRHTVVGGRHVVRDGAHTLVGDVPTALSESIAAVRR, encoded by the coding sequence ATGTCGCTGACGACGTACTGGCTGGAGCACGCCTGGCTCGGCACCCACGTCGAGCCGGGCGTCGCCCTGGAGGTCGACCCCCAGGGCCGCATCGGTGCCCTGCGCACCGGTGTGAGCGGCCCGCCGCCCGGCGCGGAGGTGCTGCGCGGCCTGACGATCCCGGGCCTGGCCAACGCGCACAGCCACGCCTTCCACCGGGCCCTGCGGGGCACCGTCCAGGTCGGCTCGGGCACCTTCTGGACCTGGCGCGACCTGATGTACAAGGTCGCCCAGAACCTCACCCCCGAGAGCTACTTCGCGCTCGCCCGCGCCGTCTACGCCGAGATGGCACTGGCCGGCATCACCAACGTCGGCGAGTTCCACTACGTCCACCACGCGCCCGGCGGCGCCGCGTACGCCGACCCGAACGCCATGGGCGAGGCCCTGATCGAGGCCGCCGCCGCGGCCGGCATCCGGATCACCCTCCTGGACACGGCGTACCTGTCCTCCGGCTTCGGCGAGGCGCCCAACAGCCACCAGCTGCGCTTCTCCGACGGCACCGCCGAGGCCTGGGCCGAGCGCGCGAGCGCGCTGAAGCCCCGTGAGCACGCCCTGATCGGTGCGGCCGTCCACTCGGTCCGCGCCGTGCCGGCCGCCGAACTGGCCACCGTGGCCGGCTGGGCCGAGGAGCGCCGGGCGCCCCTGCACGTCCACCTCTCGGAGCAGACCGCCGAGAACGACGCCTGCCTGGCCGCGCACGGGCGTACGCCGACCCAGCTGCTGGCCGACCACGGGGTGCTCGGCCCGCGCACCACCGGCGTCCACAGCACGCACCTCACCGACACGGACATCGCCCTCCTCGGCGGGACCACCACCGGCACCTGCATGTGCCCCACCACCGAACGCGACCTCGCGGACGGCATCGGCCCGGCGACCCGCCTCCAGCACGCGGGCAGCCCGCTGTCCCTGGGCAGCGACAGCCACGCCGTGATCGACCTGCTCGAAGAGGCCCGCGCGATGGAGCTGAACGAGCGCCTGCGCAGCCGCACCCGGGGCCACTGGACGGCGAACGCGCTGCTCACCGCCGCCACCGAGGACGGCCACGCCGCGCTCGGGCTCCCGGACGCGGGCCGCCTGGAGGTGGGGGCGCTCGCGGACTTCACCACGATCGCGCTGGACTCCGTACGCACGGCCGGTCCGCTGCCGCGGCTCGGCGCCGAGACGGCCGTCTTCGCCGCCACCGCGTCGGACGTCCGCCACACGGTGGTCGGCGGCCGCCATGTCGTCCGCGACGGCGCCCACACTCTGGTCGGGGACGTCCCGACGGCCCTGTCCGAATCGATCGCCGCCGTCCGCCGCTGA